In Pedobacter africanus, a single window of DNA contains:
- a CDS encoding thiazole synthase, producing the protein MLKIADKIFNSRLFTGTGKFSSALKMEEALLASGSELVTVALKRVDMHAPDDDILQHLKHPQISLLPNTSGVRNAKEAVFAAQMAREALETNWLKLEIHPDPKYLMPDPIETLKATEELAKLGFIVLPYIHADPVLCKRLEDAGTAAVMPLGSPIGSNKGLKTIDFLEIIIAQSKVPVVIDAGIGAPSDAAKAMEIGADAVLVNTAIAISENPVAMARAFKMAVEAGRMAFEARLGAVATDAQAIASSPLTSFLD; encoded by the coding sequence ATGTTAAAGATAGCAGACAAAATATTCAATTCCCGCCTGTTTACAGGCACAGGGAAGTTCAGTTCGGCCCTGAAAATGGAAGAAGCCCTTCTGGCTTCGGGTTCTGAACTTGTTACCGTAGCGCTGAAAAGAGTGGACATGCATGCTCCCGATGATGACATCCTGCAGCATCTAAAGCACCCGCAGATCAGTTTACTGCCCAACACTTCGGGGGTAAGGAATGCTAAAGAAGCAGTTTTTGCGGCCCAGATGGCTCGTGAGGCCCTGGAAACCAATTGGCTAAAACTGGAAATACACCCAGACCCTAAATACCTGATGCCCGACCCAATTGAAACATTAAAGGCTACGGAGGAACTGGCAAAATTGGGCTTTATAGTATTGCCCTATATTCATGCCGATCCGGTGCTCTGCAAGCGACTGGAAGATGCAGGAACGGCGGCGGTTATGCCTCTTGGCTCGCCGATAGGCAGTAACAAAGGCTTAAAGACCATTGATTTTCTGGAAATCATCATCGCCCAAAGTAAAGTCCCCGTGGTGATAGATGCCGGAATAGGTGCGCCTTCCGATGCCGCAAAAGCGATGGAAATTGGTGCCGATGCGGTGCTGGTAAATACGGCCATTGCCATTTCGGAAAATCCGGTTGCCATGGCCCGGGCATTTAAAATGGCTGTAGAGGCCGGCAGAATGGCTTTTGAAGCCCGTTTGGGTGCAGTGGCCACAGATGCCCAGGCCATCGCCAGCAGTCCACTTACTTCCTTTTTAGATTAA
- a CDS encoding MFS transporter, with translation MKKSLLTLTLGGLGIGITEFVMMGLLPDIAKDLSITIPQAGHLISAYALGVVIGAPLLVAIAGSYPPKKILMALMMMFVAFNAMSAFSPDYTTMFIARLLAGLPHGAFFGVGSVVASRIADKGKEASAVSLMFAGLTVANVIGVPLGTFIGHNYSWRYTFVIIVIVGLITLLSLKLWMPALPATKNRDLKKELGFFKLPEAWLIILMIAIGTGGLFSWYSYIAPLLTDVGGFSADSITYILVLAGLGMLVGNFIGGKLADRFSPAKASVSLLIAMAVTLFIVHYISANQTLSLIMTFVTGAVAFALAAPIQMLMITTAKGSEMLAASASQASFNIGNALGAFLGGLPLAAGYDYTSPVWVGTLMALTGAMFAWMLIARNKRLALAS, from the coding sequence ATGAAGAAAAGCTTACTCACTTTAACCCTTGGCGGATTGGGGATTGGCATCACGGAATTTGTGATGATGGGCCTCTTGCCTGATATTGCAAAAGACTTGTCTATCACCATTCCACAGGCTGGGCACCTCATTTCTGCATACGCCCTTGGGGTAGTGATCGGCGCGCCTTTACTGGTCGCTATTGCGGGGAGTTACCCGCCGAAAAAGATATTGATGGCCTTGATGATGATGTTTGTGGCTTTTAATGCCATGTCGGCCTTCTCTCCTGATTATACTACCATGTTTATTGCCCGCTTACTGGCAGGGCTGCCGCATGGCGCATTTTTTGGCGTCGGATCTGTAGTGGCCAGCCGTATTGCCGATAAAGGCAAGGAAGCCTCTGCTGTCTCGCTCATGTTTGCAGGTCTAACCGTAGCCAATGTAATTGGGGTGCCGCTCGGGACTTTCATCGGGCATAATTATTCCTGGCGTTATACCTTCGTAATCATAGTAATTGTAGGTTTAATTACACTTTTAAGTCTGAAGTTATGGATGCCGGCTTTGCCGGCTACAAAAAACCGGGACCTGAAAAAGGAACTTGGTTTCTTTAAACTACCGGAAGCCTGGCTCATCATACTGATGATTGCAATTGGAACAGGGGGATTGTTCTCGTGGTACAGTTACATAGCACCTTTGCTGACGGATGTGGGCGGTTTTTCAGCTGATTCCATCACGTACATCCTTGTGCTGGCTGGCCTGGGCATGCTGGTGGGGAACTTTATTGGCGGTAAACTGGCCGATAGATTCTCGCCTGCAAAAGCTTCCGTTTCGTTACTGATTGCCATGGCAGTGACCTTGTTTATTGTGCATTACATCTCGGCCAACCAAACCCTTTCGCTGATCATGACGTTTGTAACCGGCGCCGTTGCCTTTGCACTCGCGGCCCCTATACAGATGCTGATGATTACTACCGCTAAAGGATCCGAAATGCTTGCCGCTTCGGCGAGTCAGGCCAGCTTTAACATCGGCAATGCCCTTGGTGCCTTTCTGGGTGGTTTGCCACTCGCAGCCGGGTACGATTATACTTCACCTGTATGGGTGGGAACATTGATGGCTTTAACAGGGGCTATGTTTGCCTGGATGCTGATTGCCCGGAACAAAAGGTTGGCGCTTGCAAGCTAG
- the thiS gene encoding sulfur carrier protein ThiS, with protein MDITVNHKTYVVDEACSVEQLLGLVLRQEAKGIAVAINQNIVAKTDWSVHTLRQGDQVILITATQGG; from the coding sequence ATGGATATCACTGTAAACCACAAAACTTATGTTGTTGATGAAGCCTGTTCGGTTGAGCAACTGCTTGGCCTTGTGCTCCGCCAGGAGGCCAAAGGAATAGCTGTAGCCATTAACCAAAACATTGTAGCCAAAACTGACTGGTCTGTACACACCCTAAGGCAGGGCGACCAGGTAATTCTCATTACAGCCACGCAGGGCGGATAA
- the thiC gene encoding phosphomethylpyrimidine synthase ThiC, whose protein sequence is MKTEKIPNEQVITRSPFPASRKIYVKGQLHEIEVAMREISLTDTKIHNGFGLTEPNPPVTVYDTSGPYTDPDILIDVKGGLPRLREKWITGRQDVEQLEQISSDYGQQRLADQKLDTLRFEHLNKPYRAVKGANVSQMHYAKKGIITAEMEYIAIRENQRIDLLNEQLGKQYEVMNHQHKGHSFGANTPKGYITPEFVRAEVAAGRAVIPCNINHPELEPMIIGRNFLVKINANIGNSAVTSSIEEEVEKAVWACRWGADTIMDLSTGKNIHETREWIIRNSPVPIGTVPIYQALEKVNGKAEDLTWELFRDTLIEQAEQGVDYFTIHAGVLLRYVPLTAKRVTGIVSRGGSIMAKWCLAHHKENFLYTHFEEICEIMKAYDVAFSLGDGLRPGCIADANDEAQFGELETLGELTKIAWKHDVQTIIEGPGHVPMHLIKENMEKQLEHCSEAPFYTLGPLTTDIAPGYDHITSAIGAAMIGWFGTAMLCYVTPKEHLGLPNKKDVKDGVITYKIAAHAADLAKGHPGAQYRDNALSKARFEFRWEDQFNLALDPDTAREFHDETLPADGAKIAHFCSMCGPNFCSMKITQDVREYAAKQGVDEQDALQKGMAEKSKEFAAKGSEIYF, encoded by the coding sequence ATGAAAACTGAAAAAATTCCCAACGAACAAGTCATTACCCGTAGCCCCTTTCCGGCCTCACGCAAGATTTATGTAAAGGGACAACTGCATGAGATTGAAGTCGCCATGCGCGAGATCTCTTTAACAGACACCAAAATCCATAATGGCTTTGGTCTTACCGAACCAAACCCGCCAGTTACCGTATACGACACCAGCGGCCCTTATACCGATCCTGACATCCTTATTGATGTAAAAGGCGGACTACCGCGCTTAAGGGAAAAATGGATCACCGGCAGGCAGGATGTGGAACAGTTGGAGCAGATTTCTTCTGACTACGGACAGCAGCGCCTGGCAGACCAGAAACTGGACACGCTTCGTTTTGAACACCTCAATAAACCCTACCGTGCGGTAAAAGGAGCCAATGTTTCGCAGATGCATTATGCAAAAAAAGGCATAATTACGGCCGAAATGGAATACATTGCTATTCGCGAAAACCAAAGGATAGACCTCTTGAATGAGCAGCTGGGCAAGCAGTATGAGGTGATGAACCACCAGCACAAAGGTCATAGCTTTGGCGCCAATACGCCTAAGGGTTACATTACACCCGAATTTGTGCGTGCTGAAGTGGCTGCAGGCCGCGCAGTCATCCCCTGCAACATCAACCACCCGGAACTGGAGCCTATGATCATTGGCCGCAACTTCCTGGTAAAGATCAATGCTAATATCGGTAACTCGGCCGTTACTTCTTCTATTGAGGAGGAGGTGGAAAAAGCGGTATGGGCCTGCAGATGGGGCGCCGATACGATCATGGATTTATCCACCGGTAAAAATATCCATGAAACGCGTGAATGGATCATCCGCAATTCGCCTGTGCCGATTGGTACCGTGCCTATTTACCAGGCATTGGAAAAAGTAAACGGCAAAGCCGAAGACCTGACCTGGGAACTGTTCAGGGATACGCTGATTGAACAGGCGGAGCAGGGCGTAGATTACTTTACCATTCATGCCGGTGTATTGCTGCGTTACGTGCCTTTAACGGCCAAAAGGGTAACCGGAATTGTATCGCGTGGAGGCTCAATTATGGCCAAATGGTGCCTGGCGCATCATAAAGAAAACTTCCTGTACACGCATTTTGAAGAAATCTGTGAGATCATGAAGGCCTATGATGTGGCCTTTTCATTGGGCGACGGCTTAAGGCCGGGCTGTATTGCGGATGCGAATGATGAAGCGCAGTTCGGCGAGCTGGAAACCCTGGGCGAGCTGACCAAAATTGCCTGGAAGCATGATGTACAAACCATCATTGAAGGTCCGGGCCATGTGCCGATGCACCTGATCAAAGAAAATATGGAAAAACAGCTGGAACACTGTTCTGAAGCCCCTTTTTATACTTTAGGCCCGCTTACCACAGATATTGCCCCAGGTTATGACCACATCACTTCGGCCATCGGCGCTGCTATGATTGGCTGGTTCGGCACCGCTATGCTGTGTTATGTTACCCCTAAAGAGCACCTGGGGCTGCCCAATAAGAAAGACGTAAAAGACGGGGTAATTACCTATAAGATTGCAGCCCATGCGGCCGACCTGGCGAAGGGACATCCGGGGGCGCAATACCGCGACAATGCCCTAAGCAAAGCGCGTTTTGAATTCCGTTGGGAAGACCAGTTTAACCTGGCACTGGATCCGGATACTGCCCGTGAGTTCCACGATGAAACCCTTCCGGCCGATGGTGCCAAGATTGCGCATTTCTGCTCCATGTGTGGCCCTAATTTCTGCTCTATGAAAATTACCCAGGACGTAAGGGAATATGCGGCAAAGCAAGGTGTAGACGAACAGGATGCGCTGCAAAAAGGCATGGCCGAAAAGTCGAAAGAGTTTGCAGCAAAAGGCAGTGAAATATACTTTTAG
- a CDS encoding thiamine phosphate synthase, whose protein sequence is MIDRLHYISQPSANGSHLEAIEKVLLAGARWIQLRVKNQPEEEVLALALKVARLCKVHEARLIVNDYPQVALAAGAYGLHLGLNDMPVAEARAIVGPEMIIGGTANTYAHIELRAAEGIDYIGLGPYRFTATKQNLSPVIGLEGYTRLMKQMQEAGIHLPVIAIGGIEAEDIPPLMQAGLHGVAVSGALTRQPDLSLTLREMYNNLQAVHSNC, encoded by the coding sequence ATGATAGACAGATTACATTATATATCCCAGCCATCCGCCAACGGCTCCCACCTGGAAGCTATAGAAAAGGTATTGCTCGCCGGAGCAAGATGGATTCAGCTAAGGGTGAAAAACCAGCCGGAAGAAGAGGTTTTAGCCCTTGCGCTGAAGGTGGCACGCCTGTGTAAGGTACATGAAGCCAGGCTGATCGTAAACGACTACCCCCAGGTAGCTTTGGCTGCAGGAGCATACGGACTGCACCTTGGCCTCAACGATATGCCCGTTGCTGAAGCAAGGGCTATTGTCGGGCCTGAAATGATCATAGGTGGCACCGCAAATACCTATGCGCACATCGAGCTCCGGGCAGCTGAAGGTATAGATTACATCGGCCTGGGGCCATACCGATTTACCGCTACAAAACAGAACCTGAGCCCTGTTATTGGTCTGGAAGGTTATACCCGTTTGATGAAGCAGATGCAGGAAGCAGGCATCCACTTACCGGTAATTGCGATTGGCGGTATTGAAGCTGAGGATATCCCGCCTTTGATGCAGGCGGGTTTGCATGGTGTGGCAGTTTCTGGCGCCTTAACGCGACAGCCTGACCTTTCCCTAACGCTCAGGGAGATGTACAACAATTTACAAGCCGTTCATTCTAACTGTTAA
- a CDS encoding YtxH domain-containing protein, which yields MNYKKLMANRFAGMSHRPVDTSTAVIGLLAGLAVGAVLGVLFAPDSGKKTRERISDKALDLTDNIKDGYHSVKERMSSGKDELAHLKDRVVDNVKNKAAAVSQEFKEFKETERQKSRSAAQDSAYDPDNAIQDI from the coding sequence ATGAATTATAAGAAATTAATGGCCAATCGTTTTGCAGGCATGTCGCACAGACCGGTTGATACTTCCACCGCTGTGATCGGCTTATTGGCCGGATTGGCAGTTGGGGCTGTACTTGGTGTGTTATTTGCACCAGATAGTGGTAAAAAAACCAGGGAACGAATTTCTGACAAGGCACTGGACTTAACAGATAACATTAAAGACGGTTATCACTCGGTAAAGGAGCGGATGTCTTCAGGAAAAGATGAGCTTGCTCACCTTAAGGATCGTGTGGTGGATAATGTAAAAAATAAAGCGGCGGCAGTATCCCAGGAATTTAAAGAGTTTAAGGAAACAGAACGGCAGAAAAGCAGGTCGGCAGCACAGGATTCAGCATATGATCCTGACAATGCAATACAGGATATTTAA
- a CDS encoding hydroxymethylpyrimidine/phosphomethylpyrimidine kinase has protein sequence MQQLRPYVMSLAGFDPSAGAGILADIKCFEQLQVYGFGVCTALTIQTDDAFLKNDWLDARQIIDQTVPLLDKFEIKACKIGLIKDLDTLHEVLDFLKLKAPAIKIVLDPVWKASTGYTFHHWDEGLKKMIPVLNQLDLITPNYPEMQALAGEAIPQEAAKIWSAYCPVLLKGGHISTAAGTDYLFEARGLRVLDPDAGQVYQKHGSGCVLSAVITAELAKGSDLYAACLLAKKYIEQFLNSSPSLLGYHHL, from the coding sequence ATGCAGCAGCTAAGACCATATGTAATGAGCCTTGCTGGATTTGACCCCAGCGCAGGGGCTGGTATCCTGGCCGATATCAAATGCTTTGAGCAATTGCAGGTATACGGCTTCGGGGTTTGTACGGCACTTACGATACAAACTGATGATGCTTTTTTAAAGAACGATTGGCTGGATGCCCGGCAGATCATTGATCAGACAGTACCATTGCTGGACAAATTTGAAATTAAAGCCTGCAAAATCGGGCTGATTAAAGACCTGGATACACTTCATGAAGTGCTTGACTTCCTGAAATTAAAAGCTCCCGCCATTAAAATCGTGCTCGATCCCGTATGGAAAGCCAGTACCGGTTATACTTTCCACCATTGGGATGAGGGACTAAAAAAAATGATTCCCGTTCTAAACCAGCTGGACCTGATTACCCCCAACTATCCGGAAATGCAGGCTCTGGCCGGAGAGGCAATTCCACAGGAAGCGGCAAAAATATGGTCGGCCTATTGCCCGGTTTTGCTGAAAGGCGGACATATCAGCACAGCCGCAGGCACTGATTATTTATTTGAAGCTCGAGGTTTAAGGGTGCTTGACCCCGATGCGGGTCAAGTATACCAGAAACATGGCTCGGGCTGTGTATTGTCGGCCGTGATAACCGCAGAACTGGCGAAAGGCTCGGACCTGTACGCGGCATGCCTGCTGGCCAAGAAATACATTGAACAATTTTTAAACAGCAGCCCCAGCCTGTTGGGGTACCACCATTTATGA
- a CDS encoding MFS transporter translates to MISNLKHRFFLSLFFFMSGLSFSTWASRIPTIKTIFGFNEAELGSMLLALPIGSLLGLPISGWLVSKYNSRVPLTVGYGLNAFALALIGFAHNTFTLVAAVVIFAFTTRIFNISVNTQAITLQKRFDKKIMGSFHGYWSMGGIGGILISTLLIGLNVSIQVHFVVVAIVMLIITLYSYQFLLKGDRSETGNKLNLKKPDPYIAYLGLVVFLCAICEGGMFDWSGIYFQEIIKVKVFTYGYLVFMTFMAASRFLSDLIVARFGMPRSYLMSAAFIVSGISLAIIFPYFWTAMIGFSLVGFGTAAIIPMSYALAGASKKYSAGMAISIIATYSITGMLLGPPLIGYLAHAFNLRVSFVIFAICGILLVPITQMFFKHQRLSDQTT, encoded by the coding sequence ATGATCTCTAATTTAAAACACCGTTTCTTTCTCAGCCTTTTCTTCTTCATGTCGGGCTTAAGTTTTTCTACCTGGGCTTCCCGGATCCCTACCATTAAAACTATTTTTGGCTTTAACGAAGCAGAACTGGGTAGCATGCTGCTGGCCTTGCCCATTGGCTCTTTACTGGGCCTGCCCATTTCCGGTTGGCTGGTTTCCAAATACAATAGCAGGGTGCCTTTAACGGTAGGTTACGGACTCAATGCATTTGCACTGGCACTTATCGGTTTTGCACACAACACTTTTACCCTGGTTGCCGCGGTAGTGATATTTGCCTTTACCACACGTATCTTTAATATTTCTGTAAATACCCAGGCCATCACCCTGCAAAAGCGCTTCGATAAAAAGATCATGGGTTCTTTTCATGGCTACTGGAGTATGGGCGGTATCGGCGGAATCCTGATATCAACCCTTTTGATCGGACTAAACGTTTCTATACAGGTACATTTTGTGGTTGTAGCTATTGTTATGCTCATCATAACACTGTATTCCTACCAGTTTTTATTGAAAGGTGACCGCTCCGAAACCGGGAATAAACTCAATTTAAAAAAGCCAGATCCTTATATAGCTTATCTCGGACTGGTAGTTTTTCTTTGTGCCATATGCGAGGGGGGAATGTTCGACTGGAGCGGGATTTATTTCCAGGAGATCATCAAAGTAAAAGTGTTTACCTATGGATACCTGGTGTTTATGACCTTTATGGCCGCATCAAGGTTTCTTTCAGATCTCATTGTTGCCCGTTTCGGGATGCCGAGATCTTACCTTATGAGCGCTGCATTTATTGTTTCCGGAATAAGCCTGGCCATTATTTTTCCTTATTTCTGGACGGCCATGATCGGTTTCTCGCTGGTAGGCTTTGGCACGGCGGCCATTATTCCCATGTCTTATGCCCTGGCAGGGGCATCTAAAAAGTACTCTGCCGGCATGGCCATATCTATTATAGCTACCTATTCTATAACCGGCATGCTGCTTGGGCCTCCGTTAATTGGCTATCTGGCCCATGCTTTTAATTTAAGGGTTTCCTTTGTCATATTTGCCATTTGCGGTATCCTGTTGGTCCCAATTACACAAATGTTCTTTAAACACCAAAGGCTTTCAGATCAAACCACATAG
- a CDS encoding FecR family protein encodes MNKNISPELIRKYIGGNCTPEEMETVHNWYASFENEPDPLIDLELKEQLELKMRMLGRIRTNIRSVGANRRNKRMKPLLYSWVVSAAAIFIVILGIVLYQSDFKDRYFTGKKYNTETVVPVVVHNKTSSLQKHILPDSSVIWLRPLAMIMYSKNFVQGIRKVSMKGDAFFEVTKDKKHPFVIYSGGLITKVWGTSFSISYNPETRSTEVAVLTGKVSVSANKHPEERSEAQSPEHSGALSDELMLLPDEKAVYSGSHKLSKTKITENSAVSIWKKEDVMFDNITVKEIIKVLNVKFKVNITTADQALNDYVLKADFSGQSLPEILLIMEKSLNISYSIEDRDILLKQQTK; translated from the coding sequence ATGAATAAGAATATTTCGCCGGAACTGATCCGTAAATATATTGGCGGGAACTGTACGCCTGAGGAGATGGAAACGGTGCACAACTGGTATGCATCTTTCGAAAATGAACCTGATCCGCTGATCGATCTGGAATTGAAAGAGCAGCTGGAACTCAAAATGCGTATGCTTGGCCGCATCAGGACAAATATTAGATCTGTTGGCGCCAATCGCAGAAACAAGCGCATGAAACCGCTCTTGTACAGCTGGGTGGTAAGTGCAGCTGCAATTTTCATCGTCATCCTGGGAATTGTTTTATACCAATCTGATTTTAAAGACAGGTACTTTACAGGCAAAAAATATAATACAGAAACTGTCGTGCCTGTTGTGGTACACAATAAAACCTCAAGCCTGCAAAAACATATTTTGCCCGATTCAAGTGTAATCTGGCTGAGGCCTTTAGCTATGATTATGTATAGTAAAAATTTCGTACAGGGAATCAGGAAGGTGTCGATGAAAGGGGATGCCTTCTTTGAAGTCACCAAAGATAAAAAGCATCCTTTTGTGATTTATAGCGGAGGGCTGATCACCAAAGTTTGGGGAACCAGTTTCAGCATATCCTATAACCCGGAAACCCGGAGTACGGAAGTGGCAGTACTGACGGGCAAGGTTTCTGTAAGTGCCAATAAACACCCGGAAGAACGTTCTGAAGCGCAGTCCCCGGAACATTCCGGAGCACTTTCTGACGAACTGATGTTGCTGCCAGATGAGAAGGCCGTTTATTCCGGATCGCACAAATTAAGCAAGACTAAAATTACGGAGAATTCAGCGGTAAGCATTTGGAAAAAGGAAGATGTGATGTTTGATAATATTACTGTAAAAGAGATTATTAAGGTGCTCAATGTGAAATTTAAAGTAAATATAACGACAGCCGATCAGGCTTTGAACGATTACGTGCTGAAAGCAGATTTTTCGGGGCAAAGTTTACCGGAAATCCTGCTCATCATGGAAAAATCACTGAACATTAGCTATAGCATTGAGGACAGGGATATCCTATTGAAACAACAAACGAAATGA
- a CDS encoding thiamine phosphate synthase has product MKLFVISPAHFFKGEAALINQLFEAGMPVLHLRKENPNPRQYAGLISAVDERYHHRIALHQFHELTTEFPAIKRLHYPERMRNKLTQPFKNKEFTRSTSIHNLNDLNGVQGFAYTFYGPVFDSLSKPGYQTRLAGDFKVPVQENTAQLIALGGVDGDKIESLKQMGFKGAAVLGALWNDKEQALANFDKIKTACSS; this is encoded by the coding sequence ATGAAGCTGTTCGTCATCTCACCGGCACATTTTTTTAAAGGAGAAGCAGCGCTGATCAATCAACTGTTCGAGGCCGGCATGCCGGTGCTCCATTTGCGAAAAGAAAACCCGAACCCGCGGCAATATGCCGGTCTGATTTCGGCTGTAGATGAACGTTATCACCACAGGATTGCCTTGCACCAGTTTCATGAACTGACAACAGAATTTCCGGCAATTAAAAGACTGCATTATCCCGAACGGATGAGAAATAAGTTAACACAGCCATTTAAAAATAAAGAATTTACAAGAAGTACCTCCATCCATAATTTAAATGATCTGAACGGAGTTCAGGGGTTCGCTTATACTTTTTACGGACCTGTATTCGACAGCTTATCAAAACCTGGATACCAAACCAGGCTTGCCGGGGATTTTAAAGTACCCGTACAGGAAAATACCGCCCAGCTCATCGCCCTTGGTGGTGTTGATGGAGACAAAATTGAATCCCTTAAACAAATGGGATTTAAGGGTGCGGCAGTTCTTGGCGCCCTATGGAATGACAAGGAACAGGCTTTAGCGAATTTCGATAAAATAAAGACAGCATGCAGCAGCTAA
- a CDS encoding RNA polymerase sigma-70 factor has translation MPNLNILRDEELLQLLKQEHMAAFEEIYNRYWNKLYAAAYKRLQSKEVSEELVQDLFTSLWVNRNTINIHTSLAAYLFTSVRYLVLGQVQKEMVRANYKDSLYLNRVDNSTEETVLLKDLVTNLNVAVEQLPVKCKSVFELSRKENKSNKEIAAELGISEKTVENQLTKALKRLRLSLNSLLMSLSLLMITLF, from the coding sequence ATGCCAAATCTGAACATACTCCGGGACGAAGAATTGCTACAGCTCTTGAAACAAGAGCATATGGCTGCTTTTGAGGAGATTTATAACCGTTACTGGAATAAACTTTATGCTGCTGCTTATAAAAGGCTGCAATCCAAAGAGGTGTCGGAAGAGTTGGTGCAGGACCTCTTTACCTCCCTTTGGGTAAACAGAAATACAATAAACATTCATACCTCGCTTGCTGCATACCTTTTTACATCGGTAAGGTACCTGGTACTTGGCCAGGTTCAGAAAGAAATGGTGAGGGCCAATTATAAGGATTCTTTATACCTCAATAGGGTGGATAATTCTACTGAAGAAACAGTGCTGTTGAAAGACCTGGTAACCAACCTTAACGTCGCTGTGGAACAACTGCCGGTAAAATGCAAATCGGTATTTGAACTGAGCCGTAAGGAAAATAAATCAAACAAAGAGATTGCTGCCGAACTGGGGATATCTGAAAAGACGGTAGAAAACCAGCTGACCAAGGCTTTAAAACGTTTAAGACTCAGCTTAAACAGTCTGCTGATGAGCTTGTCGCTGTTAATGATTACGCTATTTTAA